In the Flavobacterium acetivorans genome, one interval contains:
- a CDS encoding response regulator has protein sequence MNTKNLKLAHILLVEDNEGDVLLTLDAFEESKFQTQVSVTRNGQEALDFLYCKGDFSEALKPDLILLDINIPILSGHEVLAIIKEDEYLKKIPVIMLTTSSCQGDIEKAYNKYCNSYIQKPLEMEEFVKAVLKIEEFWLQLTTLSK, from the coding sequence ATGAATACAAAAAATTTGAAATTAGCACATATTCTTCTTGTAGAGGACAATGAGGGTGATGTTTTACTCACACTCGATGCTTTTGAAGAGAGTAAGTTTCAAACTCAGGTCAGTGTGACTAGAAATGGACAAGAGGCATTAGACTTCCTTTATTGTAAAGGGGATTTTTCAGAAGCGCTAAAACCCGACTTGATTCTTCTGGATATTAACATCCCAATATTGAGTGGTCATGAAGTGTTGGCCATAATTAAGGAAGATGAATACTTAAAAAAAATTCCTGTCATCATGCTGACCACATCTTCTTGTCAGGGGGATATAGAAAAGGCATATAATAAATATTGCAACAGTTATATTCAAAAGCCTTTGGAAATGGAAGAATTTGTCAAGGCAGTTCTAAAAATTGAAGAATTTTGGCTTCAGCTAACAACACTTTCTAAATGA
- a CDS encoding response regulator, which translates to MKKYQEIKRTLSVLVLEDNDGDFVLIEDYLIETFRTVQIKRCKTFSDYKEFTDNPTKDNINLILLDLHLPDLSGLELIQKIIAENVQVPVIILTGYTDLYLAKDSLKLGIDDFLVKDEVTPSILHKSIEFAFSRSQYVMHIEAQNEKLRKIAWTQSHVVRAPLARILGIINLIETEKEKLDDLMFWLKQLRISSNEMDAVVKKITEEAQEIQLNNNVE; encoded by the coding sequence ATGAAAAAATATCAAGAAATCAAAAGAACATTATCTGTGCTTGTTCTAGAGGATAATGATGGTGATTTTGTATTAATTGAAGATTACCTTATAGAAACATTTAGAACTGTTCAAATAAAAAGATGTAAGACTTTTAGTGATTATAAAGAATTTACAGATAATCCAACGAAAGATAACATTAACTTAATACTTCTGGATTTACATTTACCTGACTTATCAGGTTTAGAGTTAATTCAAAAAATAATTGCGGAGAATGTGCAGGTGCCCGTTATCATTTTAACGGGTTATACCGATCTTTACTTAGCTAAAGATAGTCTTAAACTAGGGATAGATGATTTTTTGGTTAAAGATGAAGTAACACCCAGTATTCTTCATAAGAGTATTGAATTTGCATTTAGTAGAAGTCAATATGTTATGCATATCGAAGCACAAAATGAAAAACTCAGGAAAATTGCATGGACACAGTCTCATGTAGTGAGAGCCCCTTTAGCACGGATATTGGGTATTATCAATTTGATTGAAACCGAGAAAGAGAAACTCGATGATTTGATGTTTTGGCTAAAGCAACTTAGAATTTCATCTAATGAAATGGATGCTGTTGTAAAAAAGATCACAGAAGAAGCTCAAGAAATCCAATTGAATAACAATGTTGAATAA
- a CDS encoding XRE family transcriptional regulator, producing the protein MSLFSDNIRALRVRDKISQEKLAEHLQITRGRYVKYEDGTSEAPYDILKKIAYHFHISIDLLLSVDVRKIDVQDLINLENNRLILPIQVDQNGNDSIEIVTEKVKAGYLTGYSDPEYIESLQQISLPFLGSGKHRGFPVEGDSMPPHEDGSIIVGRYVEHIGEVQDGRTYILITKNQGMVYKRLNKNKKNALVLESDNRFYPNYEVKFSEILEIWEYQCNIGRTDSKQPVTEMESLKEILLELKREVQDLKFRG; encoded by the coding sequence ATGTCGTTATTTTCAGATAATATCAGAGCATTGCGGGTAAGGGATAAAATCTCTCAGGAAAAATTAGCCGAGCACTTGCAAATTACCAGGGGTCGGTATGTCAAATATGAAGACGGTACCTCGGAAGCTCCTTATGATATCCTAAAGAAGATCGCTTATCATTTTCATATCAGTATTGATTTACTATTGTCAGTAGACGTTCGTAAAATTGATGTTCAAGATTTGATTAATTTAGAAAACAACCGACTTATTCTACCCATCCAAGTGGACCAGAATGGGAATGATAGTATAGAGATTGTTACTGAAAAGGTAAAGGCGGGCTATCTTACAGGTTATTCAGATCCGGAATATATTGAAAGCCTGCAACAGATTTCATTGCCTTTTTTGGGTTCCGGGAAACATCGTGGTTTTCCGGTAGAGGGTGATTCAATGCCACCGCATGAGGATGGTTCTATTATTGTGGGACGCTATGTAGAGCATATCGGTGAAGTACAAGATGGCAGAACTTATATCCTGATTACTAAAAATCAAGGGATGGTGTATAAGCGTCTTAATAAGAACAAAAAGAATGCATTGGTTTTAGAATCAGATAATCGGTTTTATCCTAACTATGAAGTTAAATTTTCTGAAATTCTCGAAATATGGGAATACCAATGTAATATTGGACGGACTGACAGTAAGCAGCCTGTAACCGAAATGGAAAGTTTGAAAGAAATTTTATTGGAGTTGAAAAGAGAGGTTCAGGATTTGAAATTTAGGGGGTAG
- a CDS encoding PAS domain S-box protein: MNSKKYSDLLLDQAKDLIWMVDHKLHLIYANKSYLNLMKEIIGVEKELNTSILQGGLGEGYIEKWEAYYQRALSGDSFTIEEQFFHPFNNEKQYGQISFLPIKDEDGNVQSVACRNTDVTSIVQENYQARLLMEASLDVFCTIDEGGNFVYVSEEAKSHWGYTAEELLNTPYVRLVLEEDIGKTNKIAEAIIAGEQVKPFVNRYKRKDGSIAYNLWSTRCDRDSKLMYCVVKDARETVEQKRPLEQNENRFKALVQEGSDLIGILDLDGNYTYVSPTSTSIFGIAPENFIGKNAFDFIHPDDREKTLQFLQKIIEEKIVKVEPFRFQNGKGEWRWVETVLTNMLDNIDVKGIVANSRDVTDKIDTKKQLEANELFNRTLLESSPDCLKVIDAEGRIQYMNLNGLCLMEIDDFSKFKNKEWWTLWGKDNELMIKNAVEKALLGETVEFTAFCPTAKGSPKWWNVLVSPIKKTGENGKELLSVSRDITKKKEEEQKLKLLSSVITSANDAVLITEAEPFDEAGHRIIYVNEAFTKMTGYTAEEVIGKTPRILQGPHSDLEALSRLGRALRNWEEYEITTVNYKKNGDEFWVHFNVTPIADESGRYTHWIAIERDITEQKNKELELALLAEISKNFSEEDRLEDACKNVCESIQAFGKFDLVEIWCVNLERSHLQLFSRTHIHNTATINDNSIQKFVEGKGLLGKVWQLKDRQIWDKETMNDLFLRTELCKQLQLNSVAGIPLLFQDEVIGVLVLGSNQDSRFLEKYSNIIQRLESFVASEINRKKLEGDLKHLYDAIPDIVGIADIQCRFLKINKSSSELLGFSKEELHKNSLKDIIFPEDLFKLSEVLQSFQNGTINQSFEARFLSKTSHFIVLNVQCVFNPQEELIYISAKDITEENKLRNLNTQTNKIAKIGSWEVDFEQDKAFWSDMVHQLHETDSKNFSPDLAMSLNFYREDFRPMITNLISKSIEDGSDFDFEAVIVTNNKRERWVRVIGKVERFNGVAKRISGSFQDIHDKKVVEKQLVQALNDKNRILERITEAFVALDSNWCYTYMNKKAGEIFNRNPQEMIGKHIWTEFPEGLNQPFHLAYERAMETQKYVHVEEYYEPYDLWFENHIYPSSNGLSIFFRDITERKRSEEQLTKAYQEKNNILESIGDAFFTVSNDWIVTYWNKQAEKFLGLAKESILGKNLWEAYSDAIDSDFYRQYHYAMETGETVRFEEKYETLGKWFEVNAYPSSTGLSIYFTDVTLRKEADERLIQANERFEKVTEATNDAIWDWDIANDQFYRSDNIHKFFGKTTSKELKKEQFWKEKFHPDDIQKLKESIERSIIDPKINRWEAEYRVIDDNENIVYVIDRGLIIRKNKGKAIRMIGAMTDVSESKRQEEKLLAINQKLETQTKELQRSNEELEQFAFITSHDLQEPLRMITSFMDQLKRKYADQLDDKALQYIHYATDGAKRMKQIILDLLLYSRANSPTEQKEPIKLNEILSEFLLLRRKLIEEKNAIISYDDLPVLVTYKAAVTQIFHCLLDNALKYSKENMPLIIDVSVREKGDFYEFAIKDNGIGIDERFYEKIFIIFQRLHNRKDYDGTGIGLSVTKRSVEFLGGEIRLESTVGEGTTFYFTILKTKN; this comes from the coding sequence ATGAATAGTAAAAAATACAGCGATCTCCTACTCGACCAAGCTAAAGACTTGATTTGGATGGTTGACCATAAATTACATTTGATTTATGCCAATAAATCCTATCTCAACCTGATGAAGGAAATAATAGGTGTGGAAAAAGAACTAAATACTTCAATTTTACAGGGAGGACTGGGCGAGGGATATATTGAAAAGTGGGAAGCCTACTACCAAAGAGCCCTTTCAGGAGATTCTTTCACAATTGAAGAACAGTTCTTCCACCCATTTAACAACGAGAAACAATATGGACAAATTTCTTTCTTGCCAATAAAAGATGAAGACGGTAATGTCCAAAGTGTAGCTTGTCGAAATACTGATGTAACGAGTATTGTTCAAGAAAATTATCAAGCTAGATTGTTGATGGAGGCTTCATTAGATGTTTTTTGTACTATTGATGAAGGGGGAAATTTTGTTTACGTAAGTGAAGAAGCAAAATCGCATTGGGGATATACAGCAGAAGAGCTTTTAAATACACCCTATGTACGGCTGGTACTAGAGGAAGATATCGGAAAAACAAACAAAATTGCAGAAGCCATTATCGCAGGTGAACAAGTAAAACCTTTTGTTAACCGATACAAAAGAAAAGATGGTAGCATAGCATATAACCTATGGTCTACCCGCTGCGATAGAGATTCCAAACTCATGTATTGTGTAGTAAAGGATGCCAGGGAAACTGTAGAACAAAAGCGACCCTTGGAACAAAATGAAAATCGGTTCAAGGCATTAGTACAGGAAGGATCTGATTTAATTGGCATATTAGATTTAGATGGTAATTACACTTATGTTAGCCCAACAAGTACCTCTATTTTTGGGATAGCTCCTGAAAATTTTATAGGGAAAAATGCTTTCGATTTTATCCATCCGGACGATAGAGAAAAGACCTTGCAGTTTCTACAAAAAATTATTGAGGAAAAAATAGTTAAGGTTGAGCCGTTTCGTTTTCAAAATGGTAAAGGGGAATGGCGTTGGGTTGAAACAGTACTAACCAATATGCTTGACAATATTGATGTAAAGGGCATAGTGGCCAATTCAAGGGACGTAACGGATAAAATTGACACAAAAAAACAATTGGAAGCTAATGAACTGTTTAACCGAACGCTTCTGGAGAGCAGTCCTGATTGTTTAAAAGTAATTGATGCAGAAGGTAGAATCCAGTATATGAATCTCAATGGCCTTTGTTTAATGGAGATTGACGATTTTTCTAAATTTAAAAATAAAGAATGGTGGACGCTTTGGGGTAAGGATAATGAACTGATGATAAAAAATGCGGTAGAAAAAGCACTGCTTGGTGAAACGGTGGAGTTTACAGCATTTTGTCCTACTGCTAAAGGTAGCCCCAAATGGTGGAATGTATTAGTGTCTCCCATAAAAAAAACAGGTGAAAACGGTAAAGAACTGCTTTCTGTATCACGTGACATTACAAAGAAAAAAGAAGAAGAGCAAAAACTAAAATTGCTAAGCAGTGTAATAACCAGCGCCAATGATGCAGTATTAATAACTGAAGCCGAACCATTTGATGAGGCGGGCCATAGAATTATTTATGTAAACGAAGCATTTACAAAAATGACAGGCTACACAGCTGAGGAAGTAATTGGTAAAACGCCACGTATTTTGCAAGGTCCTCATTCAGATTTAGAGGCTTTATCCAGGCTTGGAAGAGCATTGCGTAATTGGGAGGAATATGAAATAACTACCGTTAATTACAAAAAAAATGGCGACGAATTTTGGGTGCATTTTAATGTAACACCTATAGCGGACGAAAGCGGCCGTTACACCCACTGGATAGCCATTGAAAGAGATATAACTGAACAAAAAAACAAAGAGCTGGAACTTGCTTTGTTGGCTGAAATAAGCAAAAATTTTAGTGAAGAAGACAGACTTGAAGATGCCTGTAAAAATGTATGTGAAAGCATACAAGCGTTCGGTAAATTCGATTTAGTTGAAATATGGTGTGTCAATCTGGAGCGAAGTCATCTACAACTATTCAGTCGGACACATATACATAATACTGCCACAATAAATGATAACTCAATTCAAAAGTTTGTTGAAGGAAAAGGTCTTCTTGGAAAAGTTTGGCAACTGAAAGATCGACAAATATGGGATAAGGAAACTATGAATGACCTATTTCTTCGCACAGAATTATGCAAGCAGTTGCAGTTGAATTCAGTTGCTGGTATTCCGCTGCTTTTTCAAGATGAGGTAATTGGCGTTTTAGTTCTGGGTTCTAATCAAGATAGTCGTTTTCTTGAAAAATACAGTAACATTATTCAACGGCTTGAAAGTTTTGTGGCTTCTGAAATTAATCGCAAAAAACTAGAAGGAGACTTAAAACACTTATATGATGCAATTCCTGATATTGTAGGTATTGCCGATATACAATGTAGGTTTTTAAAGATTAATAAGTCCAGCTCAGAGCTGCTTGGGTTCTCTAAAGAAGAACTCCATAAAAACTCTCTAAAGGACATCATCTTTCCAGAAGATTTATTCAAGTTGTCAGAGGTTTTACAATCGTTTCAGAACGGCACCATTAATCAAAGTTTTGAAGCAAGGTTTCTCTCTAAAACCAGTCATTTTATTGTTTTGAATGTGCAATGCGTTTTTAATCCTCAAGAAGAATTAATATACATATCGGCCAAGGACATTACAGAAGAAAACAAACTGAGAAATCTGAATACACAAACCAACAAAATAGCTAAAATAGGTTCATGGGAAGTAGATTTTGAACAGGACAAAGCTTTTTGGTCTGATATGGTACACCAGCTACACGAAACCGATTCGAAAAACTTTTCACCTGATCTTGCTATGTCTCTCAATTTCTACCGTGAAGATTTTCGTCCTATGATTACCAATTTGATCAGCAAAAGCATAGAAGACGGCTCAGACTTTGATTTTGAAGCAGTAATTGTTACAAATAATAAAAGAGAGCGATGGGTAAGAGTTATTGGAAAAGTGGAAAGGTTTAATGGAGTCGCCAAACGAATTTCAGGCAGTTTTCAGGATATCCATGATAAAAAAGTGGTAGAAAAACAATTAGTTCAGGCACTTAATGATAAAAACAGAATTTTAGAACGCATAACAGAGGCATTTGTTGCCTTAGATAGCAATTGGTGCTATACATATATGAATAAAAAGGCGGGAGAAATTTTCAATCGAAACCCACAAGAAATGATTGGTAAGCATATCTGGACAGAATTTCCTGAGGGACTGAATCAGCCTTTTCATTTAGCTTACGAGAGAGCAATGGAAACTCAAAAATATGTACATGTTGAAGAGTATTATGAGCCCTATGATTTATGGTTTGAAAACCACATTTATCCATCTTCCAACGGACTGTCTATTTTCTTTAGAGATATAACCGAAAGAAAACGAAGTGAAGAACAATTAACAAAAGCATATCAAGAAAAAAATAATATTCTGGAAAGTATTGGTGATGCGTTCTTTACTGTAAGTAATGACTGGATAGTTACCTATTGGAACAAACAGGCTGAAAAGTTTTTAGGGCTTGCTAAGGAGTCAATACTTGGAAAAAATCTTTGGGAAGCTTATTCTGATGCTATTGATTCTGATTTTTACCGACAATATCACTATGCGATGGAGACCGGAGAAACGGTACGTTTTGAAGAGAAATATGAAACATTGGGTAAATGGTTTGAAGTGAATGCTTATCCATCTTCAACTGGTCTTTCCATTTATTTTACAGATGTTACCCTTAGAAAAGAAGCTGATGAACGTTTAATACAAGCCAACGAGCGTTTTGAAAAAGTCACAGAGGCAACCAATGATGCCATATGGGATTGGGATATAGCAAATGATCAATTTTATAGATCTGATAATATTCATAAGTTCTTTGGCAAAACAACTTCAAAAGAGTTAAAGAAGGAGCAATTTTGGAAGGAAAAATTTCATCCGGATGATATCCAAAAGTTAAAAGAAAGTATCGAAAGATCAATAATTGACCCAAAAATAAATCGTTGGGAAGCAGAGTATAGAGTAATTGATGATAATGAAAATATTGTTTATGTCATCGACAGAGGATTAATTATAAGGAAAAATAAGGGTAAAGCTATCAGAATGATAGGTGCAATGACTGATGTTTCTGAAAGTAAAAGACAAGAAGAAAAGTTATTAGCAATCAATCAAAAATTGGAGACTCAAACTAAAGAACTGCAAAGATCTAATGAAGAACTGGAGCAATTCGCTTTTATAACTTCTCATGATTTGCAGGAACCACTCAGGATGATCACTAGTTTTATGGATCAATTGAAAAGGAAATATGCGGATCAACTTGATGATAAGGCACTACAATACATTCATTATGCCACTGATGGAGCCAAGCGAATGAAACAAATTATACTGGATCTATTGCTTTATTCCAGAGCCAACAGCCCTACTGAGCAAAAAGAACCTATAAAGCTGAATGAAATATTATCAGAGTTTTTACTTCTAAGAAGAAAGTTAATAGAAGAAAAGAATGCTATAATAAGTTATGATGACCTTCCTGTTTTGGTCACTTATAAGGCTGCTGTTACACAAATTTTCCATTGCTTATTGGATAACGCATTAAAATATTCTAAAGAGAATATGCCACTAATTATAGATGTTAGTGTAAGAGAAAAAGGTGATTTCTATGAGTTTGCGATAAAGGACAATGGTATAGGGATAGATGAAAGATTTTATGAAAAAATATTCATAATTTTCCAAAGATTACATAACAGGAAAGATTATGACGGGACAGGCATTGGATTGTCTGTAACAAAGCGTAGCGTGGAGTTTCTTGGAGGTGAAATTAGGCTTGAATCAACAGTGGGAGAAGGGACAACGTTTTATTTCACAATTTTAAAAACTAAAAATTAG